The proteins below are encoded in one region of Rubripirellula reticaptiva:
- a CDS encoding DoxX family protein, translating into MKQRLLLGTPQQVSLGMLGLRIAFGCFMLVHGIQKLMGFTAMAESFPDPLGMGHQLSLLCAIGAEVGCSVLLILGLGTRFAVLNLAFTMCVALFLVHGSDPWKVKELAAVYLAVYAVIFVTGPGEFSLDQKLFGTQESDAV; encoded by the coding sequence ATGAAACAACGACTATTACTTGGAACCCCCCAACAAGTTTCACTCGGCATGCTTGGCTTACGCATTGCCTTTGGCTGCTTCATGCTTGTCCATGGCATTCAAAAGTTGATGGGCTTTACGGCGATGGCTGAAAGCTTCCCTGATCCGCTAGGAATGGGACATCAGCTAAGCCTTCTCTGCGCCATCGGTGCCGAAGTCGGTTGCTCGGTACTATTGATCCTTGGACTTGGCACACGATTCGCCGTTTTGAACCTTGCGTTCACAATGTGTGTTGCACTCTTCTTGGTTCACGGCAGTGACCCATGGAAGGTAAAAGAACTGGCAGCGGTCTACCTCGCTGTGTATGCCGTGATCTTTGTCACAGGGCCCGGTGAGTTCTCGCTGGATCAGAAGCTCTTTGGAACGCAGGAGTCCGATGCTGTTTGA
- a CDS encoding DUF4405 domain-containing protein, which translates to MRHKGTSEIYATKQETTQKGKANAARVRVWLDLCMFVGMVLVLAPQATGITVHEWASFLIIIPFFLHLIFAWQWIVNTTRRFFNPTPGHARFNYVLDWMLFFLFVTATFSGVVISEAALPALGIRFTIDPFWSAIHDISANLLMLVIGIHLAMHWKWIATNVKKYVLHRLRQSSAAEGVDP; encoded by the coding sequence ATGCGTCATAAAGGGACCAGTGAGATTTACGCGACGAAACAAGAAACCACTCAGAAAGGAAAGGCGAACGCCGCGCGAGTACGCGTTTGGCTCGATCTCTGCATGTTTGTCGGCATGGTACTGGTGCTCGCGCCGCAGGCGACTGGAATCACGGTCCATGAGTGGGCGAGCTTCCTGATCATCATTCCATTTTTCCTGCATCTAATCTTCGCTTGGCAGTGGATTGTCAACACGACTCGACGCTTTTTCAATCCGACTCCCGGTCACGCTCGTTTCAATTATGTGCTGGACTGGATGCTGTTTTTCCTGTTTGTGACGGCGACTTTTTCAGGAGTGGTCATTTCGGAAGCGGCGTTGCCAGCACTGGGAATTCGTTTCACGATTGACCCATTTTGGTCCGCTATCCATGACATCAGTGCCAACCTTCTGATGCTCGTGATTGGAATCCATTTAGCGATGCACTGGAAATGGATTGCGACCAATGTCAAAAAGTATGTTTTGCACCGACTTAGACAATCTAGCGCCGCGGAAGGAGTTGATCCGTAA
- a CDS encoding MarR family winged helix-turn-helix transcriptional regulator produces the protein MHFDSESSPGFAIGRVAYLIRSGMAAVLKSAGWPFSPEETQALITLLDAGQPLSMNELASLMIRDPTTVKRQLDRLVQQKFVERSESSEDARIVMVGLTRRGEQKLQTVLPLLDDLRKTTLKGISKSELEATQNVLRKMQKNLLARNL, from the coding sequence ATGCACTTTGATTCTGAATCCTCGCCCGGATTTGCAATCGGGCGTGTCGCCTATCTGATCCGATCGGGAATGGCTGCGGTGCTGAAGAGTGCTGGTTGGCCGTTTTCGCCAGAGGAAACGCAGGCACTGATCACGTTGTTGGATGCCGGCCAGCCGCTGAGCATGAACGAGCTGGCGTCACTGATGATTCGTGATCCAACGACGGTGAAACGCCAGTTGGATCGACTCGTCCAGCAGAAGTTTGTCGAGCGGAGCGAATCAAGTGAAGACGCTCGGATCGTGATGGTCGGATTGACCCGCCGCGGCGAGCAGAAACTTCAAACCGTCCTGCCGCTGTTAGACGACCTGCGAAAAACCACATTGAAAGGCATCTCGAAGTCGGAACTGGAAGCGACGCAAAACGTGCTGCGAAAGATGCAGAAGAACTTGCTGGCAAGAAACTTGTAG
- a CDS encoding CoA-binding protein, with the protein MNSIENFLAAKTYAVAGASARTHKYGYKVFKALLAAGHETYPLNPVTEEIEGHKAYPKIANLPIVPEALSIITPPEVTRQVIADAIAAGVKHIWMQPGAEHEQASESAREAGINVIDDGSCILVLLARQS; encoded by the coding sequence ATGAACTCAATCGAAAATTTTCTCGCTGCGAAAACCTACGCCGTCGCCGGCGCCTCGGCCCGCACACACAAGTACGGTTACAAGGTTTTCAAAGCCCTCCTGGCCGCCGGCCACGAGACGTATCCGCTGAACCCAGTCACTGAAGAAATCGAAGGCCACAAGGCTTATCCGAAAATCGCGAACCTTCCCATCGTCCCCGAAGCACTGTCGATCATCACGCCACCAGAAGTCACCCGGCAAGTCATCGCCGACGCGATCGCAGCCGGCGTGAAGCACATCTGGATGCAACCAGGCGCGGAACACGAGCAGGCCAGTGAATCGGCACGCGAAGCTGGCATCAACGTCATCGACGACGGCAGTTGCATTCTAGTGCTATTGGCCCGCCAATCATGA
- a CDS encoding glycerophosphodiester phosphodiesterase family protein, with translation MKKTRPTTPQFASSAVFAIAALLSLQLATPGFAENPMPQDAGAQVSEVEVNATGSPATAVQINGVQIAAHRGGYETDKADNAPENSIANIRNCQIKGYELYETDIQRTQDGHFVIVHDPTIDRETTGSGAASKMSLEELKTLHKKFRDGTVSEHRVATLDEFLVEGKDRVLFKADLKPGVNQYFKEIMELVARRQAFSGIVFRVPYRDADLFDAYQTNGLPFSRDLLMFMVSNKNQVDDVKQRFNPTMVQVNVSKNDPANPQTLELIRYATSKGFLVETHAEGTEQDWRQLIQAGVRIFHTNKPAKMKAFLRQMEVENAD, from the coding sequence GTGAAGAAAACCCGTCCAACGACTCCGCAGTTCGCATCCTCTGCAGTCTTCGCGATCGCGGCGCTGCTTAGCCTCCAACTGGCGACTCCCGGCTTTGCTGAAAATCCGATGCCCCAAGACGCGGGAGCTCAGGTATCGGAAGTCGAAGTCAATGCGACCGGAAGTCCCGCCACCGCTGTCCAAATAAACGGAGTCCAGATTGCTGCCCATCGCGGTGGTTACGAAACGGACAAAGCTGACAACGCACCCGAAAATTCCATTGCCAACATTCGCAACTGTCAGATCAAGGGTTACGAGCTTTACGAAACCGATATCCAGCGAACGCAGGACGGTCACTTTGTGATCGTGCACGACCCGACCATCGATCGCGAGACAACGGGTTCCGGCGCTGCGAGCAAAATGAGCTTGGAGGAGTTGAAAACACTGCACAAGAAGTTTCGCGACGGCACGGTGTCCGAACATCGAGTCGCTACCTTGGACGAGTTTTTAGTCGAAGGAAAAGATCGGGTGCTATTCAAAGCCGACTTGAAACCGGGAGTGAACCAGTATTTCAAGGAAATCATGGAGCTCGTCGCTCGTCGACAGGCCTTCAGCGGCATCGTGTTCCGCGTTCCCTATCGTGACGCGGATCTTTTCGACGCCTATCAAACCAATGGCCTCCCATTCAGTCGTGACCTACTCATGTTCATGGTCTCCAACAAGAATCAGGTCGATGATGTAAAGCAGCGATTCAATCCAACGATGGTCCAAGTCAACGTCTCCAAGAATGACCCTGCCAACCCACAAACCCTAGAACTGATACGCTACGCCACAAGCAAAGGATTCCTCGTCGAGACTCACGCCGAAGGCACTGAACAAGACTGGCGTCAACTGATCCAAGCCGGTGTACGAATCTTTCACACCAACAAACCTGCCAAGATGAAAGCGTTCTTACGCCAAATGGAAGTTGAAAACGCGGATTAG
- a CDS encoding SDR family oxidoreductase produces the protein MNETTKKTAIVTGSSRGIGAAVAKRLARDGFNVLVNYSGSKDPASEVVNTIETEGGHAIAVQADVSDSAAVKRMFDSAEAAYGGVDVLVNNAGIMKLASIADCDDAIFDAQVAVNFRGTFNGMREAGIRLRDGGRIINFSTTVVGMKFETYGVYAGIKAAIETMTAIMAKEMRGRNITVNAVAPGPTGTALFLEGKSDELVEKLSKASPLERLGTPEDIANVVAFLAGPDGAWVNGQTLRANGGMV, from the coding sequence ATGAATGAAACAACCAAAAAAACTGCAATCGTCACCGGTTCGTCGCGTGGGATCGGGGCAGCCGTCGCCAAGCGTCTGGCCAGAGATGGGTTCAACGTCCTCGTCAATTATTCTGGCAGTAAGGATCCCGCGAGCGAGGTCGTGAACACAATCGAGACCGAAGGCGGTCATGCCATCGCAGTCCAGGCGGACGTTTCCGATTCCGCCGCGGTCAAACGGATGTTCGACAGCGCCGAGGCAGCTTACGGTGGTGTCGATGTGCTGGTGAATAACGCCGGCATCATGAAACTGGCTTCGATCGCGGACTGCGACGACGCGATCTTTGACGCTCAGGTTGCTGTGAACTTTCGAGGCACATTCAACGGCATGCGCGAGGCTGGAATTCGCCTGCGGGATGGCGGGCGGATCATCAATTTCTCCACCACGGTCGTCGGGATGAAGTTTGAAACATACGGCGTGTATGCGGGCATCAAAGCCGCCATCGAAACGATGACGGCGATCATGGCGAAGGAAATGCGCGGACGAAACATCACGGTCAACGCAGTCGCTCCCGGACCGACGGGCACCGCATTGTTCCTAGAAGGCAAGTCCGATGAGTTAGTCGAGAAGTTGTCGAAAGCGTCGCCGCTTGAACGATTGGGGACTCCCGAAGACATTGCCAATGTTGTGGCCTTTCTCGCTGGGCCGGATGGAGCTTGGGTCAACGGTCAGACCCTGCGCGCCAATGGCGGCATGGTCTGA
- a CDS encoding DUF1569 domain-containing protein encodes MEQLRELHFDDLNAAIDEARSLLRSGYNCSGNWSLGQICRHLVLVQDPSVDGYPKWMSLFAFLRPVMRRILLPRVLSGDSPRGIRTASIFVPPAELDDAGEVEAFAASVARFYAHAGDYAPHPAFGRLPREQIEQIHTAHAAHHLRFLRPRD; translated from the coding sequence ATGGAACAACTGCGTGAACTACACTTCGATGATCTGAACGCGGCGATTGACGAGGCGAGGTCTCTACTGCGGAGCGGCTACAACTGCAGTGGCAATTGGTCGCTCGGGCAAATCTGCCGCCATCTGGTACTCGTGCAAGATCCGAGCGTCGATGGTTATCCGAAGTGGATGTCGCTGTTTGCGTTTTTGCGTCCTGTGATGCGACGGATCCTCTTGCCAAGAGTACTTAGCGGCGATTCACCTCGCGGAATTCGTACAGCTTCGATATTTGTTCCGCCGGCCGAACTGGATGACGCTGGCGAAGTGGAGGCTTTTGCGGCGAGCGTGGCTCGGTTCTACGCTCACGCTGGTGACTATGCTCCGCATCCAGCGTTTGGGCGATTGCCGCGTGAGCAGATTGAGCAAATTCATACGGCACATGCCGCTCATCACCTGCGTTTCCTAAGACCCCGCGACTGA
- a CDS encoding DUF1584 domain-containing protein, producing MKDAEEFAGKKLVAVGRKPSGNVTPDGSRRSAKKLKQISKE from the coding sequence ATGAAAGATGCAGAAGAATTTGCTGGCAAGAAACTTGTAGCGGTAGGGCGCAAGCCCTCCGGTAACGTGACACCGGACGGCTCGCGCCGTTCCGCTAAGAAATTGAAACAAATCTCAAAGGAATAG
- a CDS encoding SDR family oxidoreductase — translation MTKIAVTAASGNLGGSIVHAAVEIVGKENVIGLARTPSKAESLGVEVRQGDYTLRDQLRESLRGIDALLLVSGMDAPTKRIGQHRNVIEAAKEAGVSKIVYTSIQGAEEGTAFSPVVQSNRQTEEDVRDSGLQWVIGRNGIYIEPDVEYIETYKQRGEIANCAGDAKCGYTTRGELAFAYARMLTESKHDGQTYNLHGEAITQRKLAEYLNDAYGTELKYRTMTVGEYREDRIAELGEFLGTVIAGIYEGIRNGAMNNESHFCLAAGRKHQGWHAYFDRLKANSAQA, via the coding sequence ATGACAAAAATTGCCGTCACTGCCGCCAGCGGAAACTTGGGCGGATCAATTGTCCACGCCGCCGTTGAAATCGTCGGCAAAGAGAACGTTATCGGACTTGCACGCACTCCTAGCAAAGCCGAATCGCTCGGTGTCGAAGTACGCCAGGGCGACTACACGTTGCGCGATCAATTGCGGGAATCACTTCGCGGTATCGACGCATTGTTACTCGTTTCTGGAATGGACGCTCCCACGAAGCGTATTGGTCAACATCGCAACGTCATCGAAGCTGCCAAGGAGGCGGGTGTTAGTAAGATTGTCTACACCAGCATTCAAGGCGCAGAAGAAGGCACTGCGTTCTCACCTGTTGTCCAAAGTAATCGCCAGACGGAAGAAGACGTTCGCGACAGCGGCCTTCAGTGGGTGATCGGTCGCAACGGTATCTATATTGAACCAGATGTCGAGTACATCGAGACCTACAAACAACGTGGTGAGATTGCAAACTGCGCTGGTGACGCAAAGTGCGGCTACACAACTCGCGGCGAACTGGCCTTTGCCTACGCCCGCATGTTGACGGAATCGAAGCACGACGGCCAGACGTACAATCTGCACGGCGAAGCGATCACACAGCGAAAGTTGGCCGAGTACTTGAACGACGCGTATGGTACGGAGCTGAAATATCGCACCATGACAGTTGGCGAGTATCGCGAAGACCGCATTGCAGAACTCGGCGAGTTCCTCGGCACGGTAATTGCGGGCATCTATGAAGGCATCCGCAACGGAGCCATGAATAACGAAAGCCATTTTTGCCTTGCTGCTGGTCGCAAGCATCAAGGTTGGCATGCGTACTTCGACCGGCTCAAGGCTAACTCAGCACAGGCGTAG
- a CDS encoding siderophore-interacting protein, giving the protein MASRTTMELEVIRSAPITEHMLRVTLGGDALSAFPVDQESAYLKLLIPQRDGQKPLLRTYTVRHQRPTEIDIDFVLHDSPGPASTWAIDAQPGDRITVAGPGPKKLINHSADWFLLAGDMTALPAISVHLSQLPEDAVGYAVIEVPSRADIQKLTHPRNIELHWEINSRPKVDGLFLASKIRALPWLEGQPAVWAACEFNSMRVLRTFLQEHNNLPKTHLYLSSYWKLGQSDEGHKKAKRLDSEQVGGTR; this is encoded by the coding sequence ATGGCTAGTCGCACCACGATGGAACTGGAAGTGATTCGTTCCGCACCGATCACCGAGCATATGCTGCGCGTCACGTTAGGTGGCGATGCCCTTTCGGCATTCCCCGTTGACCAGGAAAGCGCCTATTTGAAGCTGCTAATTCCTCAACGCGATGGCCAGAAGCCACTTCTGAGAACCTATACGGTAAGGCATCAGCGACCAACCGAGATTGATATCGACTTCGTCTTGCATGACTCGCCGGGTCCGGCGTCAACCTGGGCGATCGACGCTCAGCCAGGAGACCGCATTACAGTCGCCGGACCGGGGCCTAAAAAACTAATCAACCATTCCGCCGATTGGTTTCTGCTGGCGGGAGACATGACCGCACTTCCCGCGATCAGCGTCCACCTCAGTCAACTGCCGGAGGACGCTGTCGGCTACGCTGTAATTGAAGTTCCCAGTCGTGCCGACATCCAAAAACTGACGCATCCGCGAAACATTGAACTGCACTGGGAGATCAACTCACGCCCCAAGGTCGATGGTTTGTTCCTTGCTTCCAAGATTCGAGCATTGCCCTGGTTGGAAGGACAACCCGCCGTCTGGGCCGCCTGTGAATTCAATAGCATGCGTGTGCTGAGGACCTTCTTGCAAGAGCATAACAATCTTCCGAAAACACACCTCTATCTATCGAGCTATTGGAAGCTTGGTCAATCCGATGAGGGTCACAAAAAGGCCAAACGACTAGACAGCGAACAAGTTGGCGGAACCAGGTAG
- a CDS encoding alkyl/aryl-sulfatase, whose product MKNLIATLCLLVMAAGVASGQTQVEPDTALRMLNAQQQQFEKGVVKVAENVFTAVGFHGANTSMIVGTDGVIIVDTLFGPTSAAKAAEAFRQYSDKPVKAIIYTHSHGDHIGGASAFIGDEKPDIYGTETFGSAEGVNKAVDPVKQKRNIRQFGRNLSSSEIINRGVAPAGTDDGDRGKGFLPPTVTVPSSGLKTTIAGVEIEFHIGPGETDDAMFIWLPKEKVLLAGDNFYSSFPNLYAIRGTAYRDVLNWSESVGKMAALKPHVVVPGHTMPIQGQEAATTALTDYSEAIRSVYDQTVRGINAGKGPDQLAHEVKLPEHLKDKPYLIEFYGSVPHAVRAIYAGLLGWYDGNPTTLNPLEPKVKAQKIAKLAGGINKLTEQMNAALANQDYQWALELSEHLKWLDDGDRKLARTVKIEALRELAAREYNAPNRNYYLSYANELESGQLSELWF is encoded by the coding sequence ATGAAAAATCTGATCGCTACTCTCTGCCTCTTGGTAATGGCCGCTGGTGTTGCCAGCGGACAAACGCAGGTCGAGCCCGACACGGCACTTCGGATGCTCAATGCTCAGCAGCAACAGTTCGAGAAGGGAGTTGTCAAAGTTGCGGAAAACGTTTTCACCGCGGTTGGTTTCCACGGCGCGAACACCTCGATGATCGTCGGAACAGACGGTGTGATTATCGTCGATACTCTTTTCGGTCCGACGAGCGCCGCCAAAGCGGCTGAAGCTTTTCGGCAATACAGCGACAAGCCGGTCAAGGCGATCATCTACACTCACAGCCATGGCGATCACATTGGTGGAGCCAGTGCCTTTATCGGCGATGAGAAACCGGACATCTATGGCACGGAGACCTTTGGTTCGGCCGAGGGCGTCAACAAAGCGGTTGATCCGGTAAAGCAGAAGCGAAATATTCGCCAGTTCGGACGGAATCTCTCGTCGTCGGAGATTATCAACCGCGGTGTTGCACCGGCGGGTACAGACGATGGCGATCGCGGCAAAGGATTCCTTCCACCGACCGTCACCGTTCCCAGCAGCGGACTCAAAACGACGATCGCGGGTGTCGAAATCGAATTCCACATCGGCCCAGGGGAAACCGACGACGCGATGTTTATCTGGCTCCCGAAGGAGAAGGTGTTGCTGGCGGGCGACAATTTTTACAGCTCCTTTCCCAACCTGTATGCAATCCGGGGCACGGCCTATCGCGACGTGCTGAATTGGTCCGAAAGCGTCGGGAAGATGGCCGCGTTGAAACCACACGTTGTCGTTCCTGGCCACACGATGCCCATCCAAGGACAGGAAGCGGCTACGACGGCACTTACGGACTACAGCGAAGCGATTCGCAGTGTGTACGACCAAACGGTGCGAGGCATCAACGCCGGCAAAGGTCCCGACCAACTCGCTCACGAAGTCAAGTTGCCAGAGCATTTGAAAGACAAACCGTACCTCATCGAGTTCTATGGATCGGTTCCTCATGCAGTGCGAGCGATCTATGCGGGGCTGCTTGGATGGTACGACGGCAATCCGACGACGTTGAATCCGTTGGAACCCAAGGTCAAGGCGCAAAAGATTGCCAAGCTGGCGGGTGGCATAAATAAGCTAACCGAACAGATGAACGCCGCACTGGCGAATCAAGATTACCAATGGGCACTTGAGCTTTCGGAACATTTGAAATGGCTGGATGATGGAGATCGAAAGCTGGCCCGCACGGTGAAAATCGAGGCGCTGCGAGAATTGGCGGCACGCGAGTACAACGCGCCTAACCGAAACTACTATTTGAGCTATGCCAACGAGCTTGAATCCGGACAGTTGAGCGAGTTGTGGTTTTAG
- a CDS encoding GNAT family N-acetyltransferase, with the protein MTQAEVKIRSAKEQDRDAILAVHKNAFGETEGPVIAKLVDEMLDDDSGEPMLSLIAETDGELVGHLLFTSASIEPDHGQVSARILAPLAVVQDRQRQGIGGRLIETGLRLLGESRVDLVFVLGYPEYYSRFGFKPAGVQGLQATYPIPPQNADAWMVMELTPGTIENCEGTVRCSKALDHPKYWTE; encoded by the coding sequence ATGACACAAGCTGAAGTGAAGATTCGCAGCGCCAAGGAGCAGGATCGCGATGCGATTCTTGCGGTCCATAAGAATGCGTTTGGCGAGACCGAAGGTCCGGTAATCGCCAAGCTCGTTGATGAGATGCTCGATGACGATTCCGGCGAGCCAATGCTATCGCTCATCGCTGAAACGGACGGCGAACTCGTCGGGCATCTTCTCTTTACGTCCGCGAGCATCGAACCGGACCATGGCCAAGTCAGTGCAAGGATTCTCGCACCGCTGGCGGTTGTGCAAGATCGACAACGTCAGGGGATTGGCGGTCGTTTGATCGAAACCGGGTTACGCCTGTTAGGGGAATCCAGGGTCGACCTCGTCTTCGTTCTCGGTTATCCCGAATACTATTCGCGATTCGGGTTCAAGCCCGCAGGTGTCCAGGGTCTTCAGGCAACCTACCCAATCCCACCTCAAAACGCAGACGCGTGGATGGTGATGGAGCTGACGCCTGGAACCATCGAGAATTGCGAGGGAACCGTCCGCTGCTCAAAAGCCTTAGACCATCCGAAATACTGGACTGAGTGA
- a CDS encoding YciI family protein, whose protein sequence is MIQRYFSITLLLLTTPLFAQDNAATRKLVNATARNYSLTVAREVREEPKPAAEQEQSGLNELPAGSNAGRATKVSTNSGNAKVSLGQEASSAKVKESFPKEKSLNATTSMMQLQLYAIFTTLTNGIAPMMDVLEEHLDYQRKIEKNGILFGAGPFWTSDEKFCEGEEMIIVRADDTTEARKIADADPMHAKGARSYVVRPWLLNEGRLTIHLNLSSRKAELN, encoded by the coding sequence ATGATTCAACGATACTTTTCAATCACACTTCTGCTTCTAACAACCCCGCTGTTCGCACAAGACAACGCCGCGACTCGAAAGCTGGTCAACGCAACCGCACGCAACTATTCCCTCACCGTCGCTCGCGAAGTTCGTGAGGAGCCGAAACCAGCAGCGGAACAGGAGCAAAGCGGGCTCAATGAATTGCCTGCTGGTTCCAATGCCGGTCGAGCAACCAAGGTGTCGACAAACTCGGGAAACGCAAAAGTTTCGTTGGGCCAGGAAGCAAGTTCCGCAAAGGTCAAAGAGTCGTTTCCAAAAGAAAAATCGTTGAACGCAACGACCAGCATGATGCAATTGCAGCTCTATGCAATCTTCACCACGTTGACCAATGGGATTGCTCCCATGATGGACGTTCTGGAGGAACACCTCGACTACCAGAGAAAGATCGAAAAGAACGGGATACTTTTTGGTGCGGGCCCGTTCTGGACATCGGACGAAAAGTTTTGCGAAGGCGAGGAAATGATCATCGTGCGCGCAGACGATACTACGGAGGCCCGAAAAATTGCTGATGCCGATCCGATGCACGCGAAGGGAGCGCGGTCGTATGTCGTGCGACCATGGTTGCTGAACGAGGGACGTCTAACGATCCATTTGAATCTGTCGTCTCGCAAAGCTGAACTGAACTAA